GGCAGCGTAACCGCGCCAATCCACTCAAGGGGCCGGGTTTTGGGGAGGGAGGTAAGCACGGGAAGCGCACCGGTATGGCCACGAGCTGCCAGGCCGGTTTCCAGGCGTTGGGCCTGGTGCATGGTGCGACCCAGCAATCCAGCCACGAGCAGGGAAAGGGAACGCAATGAAGTACGCCACCCTTGATAACCGAGGCGAAACGACTGCGAGCGAAAACCGGATAACGCAACATCGCTCAATACGAACAGCAGCCGATAGGTGAGCATGGCCAGGTCGACGAAGACGGGTGAGAGTCCCACTCTTTGGCCCAGGCTGATCAGGCGCATGGGCGGTGTGGTCATGGAGAGGAGAAGCATGGCCGACAGCGTGGCCAGGGAACGGACGCCCAGCAGCATGGCATCCGTGGCTCC
This DNA window, taken from Magnetococcales bacterium, encodes the following:
- the cbiQ gene encoding cobalt ECF transporter T component CbiQ — encoded protein: MHVLDQIAHENAWSRRGTGGKVFLTFGLMGTALGGSPPFAAILVLVATLLLARLSALVPMRIFLGVLAVPLGFLATGLPVLALSVGWQGGPVLLWSAAGATDAMLLGVRSLATLSAMLLLSMTTPPMRLISLGQRVGLSPVFVDLAMLTYRLLFVLSDVALSGFRSQSFRLGYQGWRTSLRSLSLLVAGLLGRTMHQAQRLETGLAARGHTGALPVLTSLPKTRPLEWIGAVTLPGGIFWASRDLAAIWTGHG